In the genome of Leptotrichia sp. HSP-536, the window AAAAGAGGAATTTCTGAAATTTATACAAGTGATAAAATGGATGAAAACGGAAAAGCTGAAAAAGTTAAAGATGGAAAATATCTTTATCTGGAGCTAGCTGATTCAACTGATAATTCAAGCAAAGAACTGCATGATTCAGATTTAGAAAGCTTAAAAATATCAATTTCGCAAGATAAAGACAATTATTTTACAAATAGTAAAAGTTTTAATAAAACTATGAAATAATTTCAAAGCATAAAATTTGAAAGATTATCTAAAAAAATATAAAAAATAAAAATTAAAAAGTAGGAAATAGAATAAAAATGAAGCATAGAAAACAATTTTTGTATATAATTTTGATAATATTTATATCTAACTGTTCAAATAATAACAAGGCGAGTTTTGACAAAAACAGAAAAGATAATTTAAAAGTTCAAAATACAGTTATAAATAAAGAACTGGAAAAAAATTTAAAAACAGAATATTTAAAGAATATAACTTATTCAAATTTAGCAGACAAAAAAGCACAAGATGAAGTAGAAGATATCTTAAAAAATGCGGGAATTAGCTCTGGGAATATAAATTCTTTTTTTCAAAGCGTAAATTATTACAATAATGCAACAGAAAATAAAGATTTGATAAAGTCAGGTTTTATAAATTCTCAAAATATAAATCCTATTTATGATGAAATAGAAATACAAAAAATCTGGAATAAAAAAAATAAAGATTTTTTAGGATTTAATTGCCGAATAACAGCCTTTACCTTAATGAAAGATTTTATAACTGTGGAAAATCCAATTACAAAATCTGGAGAAATGTTATTTATGGATATGGGAGCATTGCAAAATATTCCATTCGAGCTATTTTCAGAAACTGAAAAAAATAAATTTATAACTTTATTTTCAGAAATTCCCACGAAGTCAACTAAGGATATAAAATTTCACGTTGAAAATGTAAAAAAATACTGGAAGGAAAAAGGTGTTAAATTTAATAATAAAAATAAAATTTCACTTATTTCAGTATTTTTTCACTTTAATGATGAACCTGAAGAAAATATACTATTTATTGGTCATGTCGGAGTATTAATCCTTGAAAAGGATGGAAAATTAATGTTTATTGAAAAATTAGCATTTCAACAGCCTTATCAGGTTCTAAAATTTAATAGCCGCACAGAATTGAATGATTATCTTATGAATAAATACGATACAGCTTGGGGACAGTCTACTGCTAAGCCATTTATTATGGAAAATGATGAACTTCTTAAAGAATATCGTGAAAATCCAAATAATAAATAATTTTTTACTTAAAACTAAACAAATTAAATAACAGGAAAAAACTTTATTATAGTAATTTCCTGTTATTTTTATATTAAACTTAAGAATTATAGCTATTCTAATTATAAATTTATTTTTCCAATTTAATTTGAATAATATTTTTTAAATTTAGCAATAAATTTTGTTCCTTTATTTAACTCACTTTCAACGTTAATAACTGCATTATGCTGTTCTATAATTTTAGAAACTAAAAAAAGTCCTAATCCAAAACCTTTATTTATTTTTTTGTTTCTAGAATCATTAATTTGGTAAAATCTTCCCCAAATAAGATTTTTAAATTCTTCAGACATTCCAATACCATTATCTTCTACTTCCAGAATACAGTTCTCATTTTCTGAATAAAGTTTTATCTTTATCTCATTTTTTGTAAATTTCATTGCATTATTCAGCAAATTATCAAGCAATCTTTCAATCATTATTTTATCTCCAATTATAAAAATATTTTCTTCTATTTCTTTTGATATTTTAATATTTTTTTTATCAATTAAATTTTTATAATCTTGCAGTATTTTTTCTGTTATTTCTGAAAAATTTATTTTTTGTGTTGGAATTATAATCTGTTTTTCTATTTTGGAAAGTTCCATAATCTGATTTATAAGTTCCGACATTTTTTTTGCCTGACGCTGAATTACAGAAAAAGAATCTCTTGCTTCTTCTAAAGTCTCTGCATATTCTAGCGAATACTGGCTTTCTGTAAGTATAACGCTGACAGGTGTACGAAGTTCGTGTGAAACGTCTGAACTAAAATGCTTTTCACGTACGTAAGAATTTTCAAGTGAGTTTAGCATTTCATTGAAGGCAGTTGCCATTTTGTGTATTTCATCTTCTCCTTCGTCAATTTCAATTCTTTTGGAAAAATCACCATTTTTTTGAATTTCTGAAGCTGTATCTGATATCTTGGTTACGGGATTTAAAGCCTTTTTTATAATTTTATATCCGCCATAAACTATTACTAATAGTAGTAACGGGCTCGAAATTAAAATTATTAAAAGCATTCTATTTACTTCGTTTGTCAATTTATTTACTGGTATAATTCCCCTGATCCATTCACCTTCAGGAGTATTTATTTTTTTGTCAAAATAATAGAATTTTTCTCCATTTTTTTCATAAGTTCTAACTGTGTTTTCTGCAAAATTTAACGTCAAATCAAATCCTCTCGGCGACATTCCAGCCATTTCTATTCCATCATTGTTATAGTTTACAAAATAAATCCCGTCATCAAAGTCATCGA includes:
- a CDS encoding DUF4300 family protein yields the protein MKHRKQFLYIILIIFISNCSNNNKASFDKNRKDNLKVQNTVINKELEKNLKTEYLKNITYSNLADKKAQDEVEDILKNAGISSGNINSFFQSVNYYNNATENKDLIKSGFINSQNINPIYDEIEIQKIWNKKNKDFLGFNCRITAFTLMKDFITVENPITKSGEMLFMDMGALQNIPFELFSETEKNKFITLFSEIPTKSTKDIKFHVENVKKYWKEKGVKFNNKNKISLISVFFHFNDEPEENILFIGHVGVLILEKDGKLMFIEKLAFQQPYQVLKFNSRTELNDYLMNKYDTAWGQSTAKPFIMENDELLKEYRENPNNK
- a CDS encoding HAMP domain-containing sensor histidine kinase → MKNKINKIWENFPITVKITLWYTAFIVILIAIMLTGSFTVADKMTGDLNQRELIESVIEMGSEMVSNPDEFDDFDDGIYFVNYNNDGIEMAGMSPRGFDLTLNFAENTVRTYEKNGEKFYYFDKKINTPEGEWIRGIIPVNKLTNEVNRMLLIILISSPLLLLVIVYGGYKIIKKALNPVTKISDTASEIQKNGDFSKRIEIDEGEDEIHKMATAFNEMLNSLENSYVREKHFSSDVSHELRTPVSVILTESQYSLEYAETLEEARDSFSVIQRQAKKMSELINQIMELSKIEKQIIIPTQKINFSEITEKILQDYKNLIDKKNIKISKEIEENIFIIGDKIMIERLLDNLLNNAMKFTKNEIKIKLYSENENCILEVEDNGIGMSEEFKNLIWGRFYQINDSRNKKINKGFGLGLFLVSKIIEQHNAVINVESELNKGTKFIAKFKKYYSN